Proteins from a genomic interval of Triplophysa dalaica isolate WHDGS20190420 chromosome 21, ASM1584641v1, whole genome shotgun sequence:
- the sla2a gene encoding src-like-adapter 2 produces MGSLPSSYRRRFAPNSQEHQVLSDEAAENDMYTAVALCNIPPDRNSEETIYIGERLNIISEEGDKLRVSTTSTGIESFVLRNCVSKVYNRWLFEGITRRNAEDLLMLPQNHTGSFLIRKSQTCPGSYSLSIRQNGGNRGNIKHYRILQLHNGWFCIHPHHPFSTLNQLVDYYSRTANGTLCRLTEPCLFSDMNTPPEAISSPIVIQRPNLNWREVTRSMIQRQPKRAQEESLVSEGLRETVNAYIYFTEESCCED; encoded by the exons ATGGGCAGTTTACCGAGCAGTTACAGACGTCGATTTGCTCCTAACAGCCAGGAGCATCAAGTATTGTCAGATGAAG CTGCAGAAAATGACATGTACACAGCAGTGGCTTTATGCAACATTCCACCAGACAGGAACTCTGAAGAAACAATATATATTGGAGAGAGACTAAACATTATATCAGA agaAGGTGACAAGTTGAGGGTTAGCACCACATCAACTGGCATTGAGAGTTTTGTTCTTCGCAACTGTGTTTCTAAAGTATATAATCG ATGGCTGTTTGAAGGGATCACCAGGAGAAATGCTGAAGACCTTCTAATGTTGCCCCAAAACCACACAGGATCTTTTTTAATTCGTAAAAGTCAGACATGTCCTG GTTCCTACTCACTTTCAATTCGACAAAATGGTGGTAATAGAGGCAACATAAAGCACTACAGAATCCTACAGCTCCACAATGGCTGGTTCTGCATCCATCCACATCATCCCTTCTCCACACTAAACCAGCTGGTAGACTATTATTCAC GTACTGCTAATGGTACATTATGCCGGCTGACTGAACCTTGCTTATTTAGTGACATGAACACACCTCCAGAGGCTATATCTTCACCTATAGTAATCCAGAGGCCTAATCTTAACTGGAGAGAAGTCACTAG GTCAATGATCCAAAGGCAACCAAAGAGGGCACAAGAGGAGAGTCTGGTCAGCGAAGGACTGCGAGAGACTgttaatgcatatatttatttcacagaGGAATCATGCTGTGAGGACTGA